In one window of Denticeps clupeoides chromosome 2, fDenClu1.1, whole genome shotgun sequence DNA:
- the LOC114774514 gene encoding zona pellucida sperm-binding protein 4-like, whose amino-acid sequence MGKGGSMFVVLALAFWGPLCFAQIKTIPSPSGPQVPTLARDPGLPVSDQCQVNSFERVPCGEPGISASNCSAIRCCFDGQQCYYGKMVTVQCTRDGQFVLVVSMDSTLPRLSLDSVMLLGGSSAPCAAVDSNGAFAIFQFPVTACGTLVMVEAGYVIYENRMFSSYEVGVGPLGSITRDSQFELLFQCRYFGAAVEAVVVQMGFSDTPLPVAALGPLQVELRLANGRCAIKGCVEATVAYNSYYGDSDYPVTKILRDPVYAEVRIVGRTDPNLVLMLGRCWATSNPNPFSSPQWDILVDGCPYQDDRYLSTLVPVSGSSVLQYPTHYKRFILQMFTFVNPTSYVALTEKFAILLPQHPVNRRVADRVE is encoded by the exons ATGGGTAAAGGAGGGAGCATGTTTGTTGTCCTGGCACTGGCTTTTTGGGGCCCTTTGTGCTTTGCCCAAATAAAGACCATTCCTTCTCCCTCTGGGCCGCAGGTCCCAACCTTGGCACGTGATCCAGGCCTGCCAGTTTCGGACCAATGTCAAGTGAATAGTTTTGAGCGGGTACCGTGTGGCGAACCTGGAATTTCTGCTAGTAACTGCAGTGCTATAAGATGCTGTTTTGATGGTCAACAATGTTACTATGGCAAAATGG TAACTGTCCAGTGCACCAGGGACGGACAGTTTGTGCTTGTGGTGTCCATGGACTCAACCCTCCCCCGGCTGAGTTTAGACTCCGTTATGTTGTTGGGAGGAAGCagtgcaccctgtgctgctgTTGATTCCAACGGTGCCTTCGCCATTTTCCAGTTCCCTGTGACTGCATGTGGGACCCTTGTGATG GTGGAGGCTGGCTATGTGATCTATGAGAATAGGATGTTCTCGTCTTATGAGGTGGGAGTTGGTCCTCTTGGATCCATCACAAGAGACAGCCAATTTGA GCTTCTCTTTCAATGTCGGTATTTTGGTGCTGCggtggaggcagtggtggttcaAATGGGCTTTTCCGACACACCACTTCCAGTTGCTGCTCTTGGTCCACTCCAGGTGGAGCTCAGGCTGGCTAATGGCCGCTGTGCCATCAAAGGATGTGTGGAAG CGACTGTCGCGTACAATTCCTACTACGGTGACTCTGATTACCCAGTCACTAAAATTCTGCGGGACCCAGTGTATGCTGAAGTACGTATTGTGGGGAGAACCGATCCCAACCTTGTTCTGATGCTGGGCCGCTGCTGGGCCACATCCAACCCGAACCCCTTCAGCTCCCCGCAGTGGGACATCCTGGTTGATGG ATGTCCATACCAGGATGACCGTTACCTGTCCACCCTGGTTCCTGTATCTGGCTCCTCCGTGCTTCAATATCCAACGCACTACAAACGCTTCATCCTTCAGATGTTTACATTTGTGAACCCTACATCTTATGTGGCGTTGACTGAGAAG TTTGCTATCCTTCTCCCACAACATCCTGTCAACAGACGTGTGGCCGACAGA GTGGAATAG
- the zc2hc1a gene encoding zinc finger C2HC domain-containing protein 1A isoform X2, producing MEKHMSICQKSTLKKRKVFDSSRQRAEGTDISTLKPLKPKPEPPKKQSNWRRKHEEFIASIRAAKSINQAIKDGGPLPPPPPPSYDPDYIQCPYCQRRFGQNAAERHINFCKDQASRIPNKGKFPGDAKGKLPARSQYKPPPVKKTSTPAVSTVSPSSRLPQRPPGQYSGISASKTTPTGLSKNPSTGYAPARSNVTGLTSPPSRVNVYQKTSSGIGIKNKKDNIAENNSSSNLAQTANEVDGTTSQMSKFCHECGTKYPLDSAKFCCECGMRRMCV from the exons ATG GAGAAACATATGTCTATTTGCCAGAAATCGACCCTcaaaaagaggaaggtctttgACTCCAGCAGGCAGAGGGCGGAAGGAACCGATATTTCCACTTTAAAGCCCTTAAAACCAAAG CCAGAGCCGCCCAAGAAGCAGTCGAACTGGCGCAGGAAGCACGAAGAATTCATTGCTTCAATCAGAGCCGCCAAATCTATAAATCAAGCAATTAAAGATGGTGGCCCCCTTCCTCCACCACCTCCGCCTTCTTATGACCCTG ATTACATCCAGTGCCCTTATTGTCAGAGGCGATTCGGTCAAAATGCGGCAGAACGGCACATCAACTTCTGTAAGGACCAAGCATCACGCATCCCCAACAAAGGCAAGTTTCCTGGAGACGCCAAGGGAAAGCTACCAGCGAGATCACAG TATAAGCCACCTCCGGTAAAGAAGACCAGCACTCCGGCTGTGTCCACTGTGTCTCCCTCATCCCGTTTACCTCAGCGCCCTCCTGGACAGTATAGTG GTATTTCTGCCAGCAAGACCACCCCTACAGGGTTGTCAAAGAACCCCTCTACAGGATATGCTCCGGCTCGCTCCAATGTCACTGGGCTGACAAGTCCACCTTCGAG AGTCAATGTGTATCAGAAGACTTCCTCTGGTATTGGgattaaaaacaagaaagacaACATTGCAGAAAACAACAGCTCAAG TAACCTTGCCCAGACTGCTAATGAGGTTGATGGAACTACCAGTCAAATGTCCAAGTTTTGCCATGAGTGTGGGACCAAGTATCCACTAGACTCTGCTAAGTTTTGCTGTGAGTGTGGAATGCGGAGAATGTGTGTTTAA
- the pkia gene encoding cAMP-dependent protein kinase inhibitor alpha — MTDVESTYEDFIASGRTGRRNALHDILGPAGGLESSKLSKALSDLTINKPDDEDGMDKSQSTSDTPPQPEESNEEGT; from the exons ATGACTGATGTGGAGTCAACATATGAAGACTTCATAGCTTCAGGAAGGACTGGGAGAAGGAATGCGCTGCATGATATTCTTGGACCTGCAGGTGGCCTGGAGTCAAGCAAATTATCCAAGGCACTGTCTGACCTCACTATCAACAAACCAG ACGATGAAGATGGAATGGACAAAAGCCAGAGCACCTCAGACACACCTCCCCAGCCAGAGGAAAGCAACGAGGAAGGGACTTAA
- the zc2hc1a gene encoding zinc finger C2HC domain-containing protein 1A isoform X1, translated as MDEFEDADSAPSNDKMVECKICGRSFFSEVVEKHMSICQKSTLKKRKVFDSSRQRAEGTDISTLKPLKPKPEPPKKQSNWRRKHEEFIASIRAAKSINQAIKDGGPLPPPPPPSYDPDYIQCPYCQRRFGQNAAERHINFCKDQASRIPNKGKFPGDAKGKLPARSQYKPPPVKKTSTPAVSTVSPSSRLPQRPPGQYSGISASKTTPTGLSKNPSTGYAPARSNVTGLTSPPSRVNVYQKTSSGIGIKNKKDNIAENNSSSNLAQTANEVDGTTSQMSKFCHECGTKYPLDSAKFCCECGMRRMCV; from the exons ATGGACGAGTTTGAGG ATGCTGACTCGGCACCATCTAATGATAAGATGGTCGAATGCAAAATCTGTGGCAGAAGCTTTTTCAGCGAAGTTGTT GAGAAACATATGTCTATTTGCCAGAAATCGACCCTcaaaaagaggaaggtctttgACTCCAGCAGGCAGAGGGCGGAAGGAACCGATATTTCCACTTTAAAGCCCTTAAAACCAAAG CCAGAGCCGCCCAAGAAGCAGTCGAACTGGCGCAGGAAGCACGAAGAATTCATTGCTTCAATCAGAGCCGCCAAATCTATAAATCAAGCAATTAAAGATGGTGGCCCCCTTCCTCCACCACCTCCGCCTTCTTATGACCCTG ATTACATCCAGTGCCCTTATTGTCAGAGGCGATTCGGTCAAAATGCGGCAGAACGGCACATCAACTTCTGTAAGGACCAAGCATCACGCATCCCCAACAAAGGCAAGTTTCCTGGAGACGCCAAGGGAAAGCTACCAGCGAGATCACAG TATAAGCCACCTCCGGTAAAGAAGACCAGCACTCCGGCTGTGTCCACTGTGTCTCCCTCATCCCGTTTACCTCAGCGCCCTCCTGGACAGTATAGTG GTATTTCTGCCAGCAAGACCACCCCTACAGGGTTGTCAAAGAACCCCTCTACAGGATATGCTCCGGCTCGCTCCAATGTCACTGGGCTGACAAGTCCACCTTCGAG AGTCAATGTGTATCAGAAGACTTCCTCTGGTATTGGgattaaaaacaagaaagacaACATTGCAGAAAACAACAGCTCAAG TAACCTTGCCCAGACTGCTAATGAGGTTGATGGAACTACCAGTCAAATGTCCAAGTTTTGCCATGAGTGTGGGACCAAGTATCCACTAGACTCTGCTAAGTTTTGCTGTGAGTGTGGAATGCGGAGAATGTGTGTTTAA